From Glycine soja cultivar W05 chromosome 4, ASM419377v2, whole genome shotgun sequence, the proteins below share one genomic window:
- the LOC114408039 gene encoding protein EXORDIUM-like, whose translation MACFVPRDLLLLCLSILIVLPIALTSGPDAAPLTHHGGRLLTGNLNVGILWYGPIPKAQKKAILSFLRSLNMKTPEPDAANQPQVSSWWNIVESYGAAAGNNNIPVKVINQVFDPNYSYGKVLIKDFIKPLLPKATGGNPNTLAIVIASKGVTVQDMCAGSCAQHGLIENQVYVAVGDPEEECPECAWPFLATKGKTGATMKPPNGNVGADVMVKLLAGGLAGAVTNPFWDGFYANAHGDHVLEATSKCPDIFATTKLPVDPRNGGAFNAVGDKGTKFLLPAIWNPKTSSCWTPL comes from the coding sequence atgGCTTGTTTTGTCCCAAGAGACCTTCTCTTGTTGTGTCTCTCAATACTCATCGTCCTTCCCATAGCCCTTACCTCAGGCCCTGACGCAGCACCCCTGACCCACCATGGGGGACGCTTGCTCACTGGAAACTTGAACGTTGGCATCTTATGGTACGGTCCAATTCCAAAGGCCCAAAAGAAAGCGATATTGTCCTTCTTAAGGTCCCTGAACATGAAGACACCTGAACCTGATGCTGCCAACCAACCCCAAGTCTCATCATGGTGGAACATTGTGGAGAGCTATGGAGCTGCAGCTGGCAATAATAATATCCCGGTGAAGGTGATAAACCAAGTTTTTGATCCAAATTACTCTTACGGGAAAGTCCTGATCAAAGATTTCATTAAGCCCCTCCTTCCTAAGGCCACTGGTGGAAACCCAAACACCCTCGCTATAGTCATAGCCTCCAAGGGCGTGACAGTGCAAGATATGTGTGCCGGATCATGCGCCCAACACGGTCTTATTGAAAACCAAGTTTATGTTGCTGTGGGGGACCCAGAGGAGGAGTGTCCTGAATGCGCATGGCCATTCCTGGCGACCAAGGGCAAGACAGGTGCAACGATGAAACCACCAAATGGGAATGTTGGAGCAGATGTCATGGTGAAGTTGTTGGCAGGTGGCTTGGCCGGTGCAGTCACAAACCCATTCTGGGACGGGTTCTACGCAAATGCACACGGAGACCATGTCTTGGAAGCCACTAGCAAGTGCCCTGATATTTTTGCAACAACCAAGCTACCCGTGGACCCTCGAAATGGAGGAGCCTTTAATGCTGTTGGCGACAAGGGTACCAAGTTCTTGCTCCCTGCTATTTGGAACCCTAAAACTTCTTCCTGCTGGACTCCCCTCTAA
- the LOC114408402 gene encoding peptidyl-prolyl cis-trans isomerase CYP21-1-like isoform X1, with amino-acid sequence MRLSIVGIEAMHRAISFLIQPRCLLLIVVLSIFLILALSGSKRVEEKEEELEITDRVFLDVDIDGQRLGRILIGLYGKVVPKTVENFRALCTGEKGKNASGVKLHYKGIPFHRIISGFMIQGGDIVHHDGRGYESIYGGTFPDENFKINHSNAGVVSMVNSGPDSNGSQFFITTVKTAWLDGEHVVFGKVVQGMDTVFAIEGGAGTYNGKPRKKVVIADSGEIPKSQWDMER; translated from the exons ATGCGACTCAGCATTGTGGGTATCGAAGCAATGCATAGAGCGATCTCGTTTCTCATTCAACCGCGATGCCTCCTTCTCATAGTTGTTCTCTCAATTTTCTTGATTCTCGCATTATCTGGTTCCAAACGA gttgaagagaaagaagaagaacttgAAATTACAGATAGAGTATTCTTGGATGTTGATATTGATGGACAGCGTCTAG GTAGGATTCTCATTGGATTATATGGCAAAGTTGTACCAAAAACTGTGG AAAATTTTAGAGCTTTGTGCACAG GGGAGAAAGGAAAGAATGCCAGTGGTGTAAAACTTCATTACAAAGGAATACCATTTCATAGGATAATATCAGGTTTCATGATTCAGGGCGGTGACATTGTTCATCATGATGGTAGAGGATATGAATCAATTTATGGTGGCACTTTTCCTGATGAGAATTTCAAGATAAACCATTCTAATGCTG GTGTAGTCTCTATGGTGAATTCAGGTCCTGATTCCAATGGCTCACAGTTTTTTATTACAACAGTGAAGACCGCTTG GTTAGATGGAGAACATGTTGTTTTTGGCAAGGTTGTCCAAGGCATGGATACTGTGTTTGCAATTGAAGGGGGTGCTGGAACCTACAATGGGAAACCCAGAAAGAAGGTAGTTATTGCAGACTCTGGAGAGATACCCAAGAGCCAGTGGGATATGGAAAGATGA
- the LOC114408400 gene encoding subtilisin-like protease SBT1.6, translated as MANIMRNADPPALLSCNLLLLFFIILFSFLPQTIALQYQVSKTFIFRIDSESKPSVFPTHYHWYTSEFADPTRILHLYDTVFHGFSAVLTHQQVASLGQHPSVLAVFEDRRRHLHTTRSPQFVGLRNQRGLWSETDYGSDVIIGVFDTGIWPERRSFSDSNLGPIPKRWKGVCESGVRFSPSNCNRKLIGARFFSKGHEASGTSFNDTVEFRSPRDADGHGTHTASTAAGRYVFEASMAGYAFGVAKGVAPKARLAMYKLCWKNSGCFDSDILAAFDAAVADGVDVISMSIGGGDGISSPYYLDPIAIGSYGAVSRGVFVSSSGGNDGPSGMSVTNLAPWLTTVGAGTIDRDFPAEVILGNGRRLSGVSLYSGEPLKGKMYPLIYPGKSGVLTDSLCMENSLDPELVKGKIVVCDRGSSARVAKGLVVKKAGGVGMILANGISNGEGLVGDAHLLPACALGANFGDEIKEYINFSANPTATIDFKGTVVGIRPAPVVASFSARGPNGLSLEILKPDLTAPGVNILAAWTGGVGPSGLDSDTRRTEFNILSGTSMACPHVSGAAALLKSAHPDWSPAAIRSAMMTTATVFDNTNALMIDQATGNASTPYDFGAGHLNLALAMDPGLVYNITPHDYVTFLCAIGYGPRLIQVITGSPPNCPRRRPLPENLNYPSFVAVLPVSSSLLSKTFFRTVTNVGPPSAVYRVRVETQAEGVAVTVRPSQLVFSEAVKKRSFVVTVTADGRNLELGQAGAVFGSLSWTDGKHVVRSPMVVTQAQPL; from the coding sequence ATGGCTAACATTATGCGGAATGCTGATCCTCCCGCGCTCCTTTCCTGcaacttgttgttgttgtttttcatTATTCTCTTTAGTTTTCTCCCACAAACCATAGCGCTGCAGTATCAAGTTTCGAAAACATTCATCTTCAGAATCGATTCAGAATCGAAGCCGTCAGTTTTCCCCACACACTACCACTGGTACACCTCCGAGTTCGCAGACCCAACCCGCATCCTCCATCTCTACGACACCGTTTTCCACGGCTTCTCCGCAGTTCTCACCCACCAACAAGTCGCTTCTCTCGGCCAGCACCCCTCCGTCCTCGCCGTCTTCGAGGACCGCCGCCGCCACCTTCACACCACTCGCTCCCCTCAGTTTGTTGGCCTCAGAAACCAGCGTGGCCTGTGGTCCGAAACTGACTACGGATCCGACGTTATCATCGGAGTGTTCGACACTGGAATCTGGCCGGAGCGCCGCAGCTTCAGCGACTCCAACTTGGGCCCCATTCCTAAACGCTGGAAAGGGGTTTGCGAAAGCGGCGTGAGATTCTCTCCCAGTAACTGTAACAGGAAATTGATCGGTGCCAGATTCTTCTCTAAAGGCCACGAGGCAAGCGGCACTTCCTTTAACGACACCGTCGAATTCCGTTCGCCTCGAGACGCGGATGGCCACGGAACCCACACGGCGTCAACCGCGGCGGGCCGTTACGTTTTCGAAGCCAGCATGGCCGGCTATGCTTTTGGAGTCGCAAAGGGCGTGGCTCCCAAAGCAAGACTAGCCATGTACAAGTTGTGTTGGAAGAATTCCGGTTGCTTTGACTCTGACATTCTCGCGGCCTTTGACGCCGCCGTGGCCGACGGCGTTGACGTCATTTCTATGTCCATCGGCGGTGGCGACGGCATTTCCTCCCCTTACTATCTTGACCCCATTGCCATCGGGTCTTACGGTGCAGTTTCAAGAGGTGTGTTTGTGTCTTCTTCGGGTGGAAACGACGGGCCCAGTGGCATGTCGGTGACAAACCTCGCTCCGTGGTTGACAACCGTCGGAGCAGGCACCATTGATCGTGATTTTCCGGCGGAGGTTATATTGGGAAACGGACGAAGACTCTCCGGGGTATCTCTGTACTCCGGAGAGCCGTTGAAGGGGAAAATGTATCCCTTAATATACCCCGGAAAATCAGGGGTTCTGACGGATTCTCTGTGCATGGAAAACTCATTAGACCCCGAACTGGTAAAAGGGAAGATAGTGGTTTGCGACAGAGGAAGTAGTGCGAGGGTTGCGAAGGGGTTGGTGGTGAAGAAAGCCGGTGGAGTGGGAATGATTCTGGCTAACGGAATATCCAACGGAGAAGGTCTTGTTGGGGACGCTCATCTTCTTCCCGCGTGTGCGCTTGGTGCTAACTTTGGAGACGAAATCAAAGAATACATTAATTTCTCCGCGAACCCCACGGCTACAATTGATTTCAAAGGCACCGTGGTGGGAATCAGACCGGCACCCGTTGTGGCGTCGTTTTCGGCGAGGGGGCCCAACGGGTTGAGTTTGGAAATACTTAAACCGGATTTGACGGCACCGGGGGTCAACATTCTGGCGGCCTGGACCGGTGGGGTTGGGCCTTCTGGGTTGGACTCCGACACCAGAAGAACCGAATTCAACATATTGTCGGGCACCTCAATGGCGTGTCCTCACGTGAGTGGCGCAGCGGCCTTGTTGAAGTCGGCGCACCCTGATTGGAGCCCCGCGGCCATAAGGTCTGCCATGATGACAACCGCCACGGTTTTTGACAACACCAACGCTCTGATGATTGATCAAGCCACCGGGAATGCTTCCACGCCCTATGATTTTGGCGCTGGCCATCTCAACCTCGCTCTCGCAATGGACCCTGGCTTGGTTTACAACATTACCCCCCATGATTATGTCACCTTCCTCTGTGCTATTGGTTACGGGCCCAGGTTGATTCAGGTCATTACCGGATCGCCGCCGAATTGTCCTCGGAGGAGGCCCTTGCCGGAGAATCTCAATTACCCGTCGTTTGTGGCGGTCTTACCGGTGTCGTCGTCGTTGTTGAGCAAGACGTTCTTCAGGACGGTGACGAATGTGGGCCCGCCGAGTGCGGTGTATCGGGTGAGGGTGGAGACGCAGGCGGAGGGGGTGGCGGTGACGGTGAGGCCGTCGCAGCTTGTATTTTCGGAAGCAGTTAAGAAGCGGAGTTTTGTGGTGACTGTGACGGCGGATGGACGGAATCTGGAGCTGGGTCAGGCTGGGGCAGTGTTCGGGTCCCTTTCGTGGACGGATGGGAAGCACGTGGTTCGGAGCCCCATGGTGGTTACTCAAGCTCAACCGCTTTAA
- the LOC114408402 gene encoding peptidyl-prolyl cis-trans isomerase CYP21-1-like isoform X2 → MRLSIVGIEAMHRAISFLIQPRCLLLIVVLSIFLILALSGSKRVEEKEEELEITDRVFLDVDIDGQRLGRILIGLYGKVVPKTVGEKGKNASGVKLHYKGIPFHRIISGFMIQGGDIVHHDGRGYESIYGGTFPDENFKINHSNAGVVSMVNSGPDSNGSQFFITTVKTAWLDGEHVVFGKVVQGMDTVFAIEGGAGTYNGKPRKKVVIADSGEIPKSQWDMER, encoded by the exons ATGCGACTCAGCATTGTGGGTATCGAAGCAATGCATAGAGCGATCTCGTTTCTCATTCAACCGCGATGCCTCCTTCTCATAGTTGTTCTCTCAATTTTCTTGATTCTCGCATTATCTGGTTCCAAACGA gttgaagagaaagaagaagaacttgAAATTACAGATAGAGTATTCTTGGATGTTGATATTGATGGACAGCGTCTAG GTAGGATTCTCATTGGATTATATGGCAAAGTTGTACCAAAAACTGTGG GGGAGAAAGGAAAGAATGCCAGTGGTGTAAAACTTCATTACAAAGGAATACCATTTCATAGGATAATATCAGGTTTCATGATTCAGGGCGGTGACATTGTTCATCATGATGGTAGAGGATATGAATCAATTTATGGTGGCACTTTTCCTGATGAGAATTTCAAGATAAACCATTCTAATGCTG GTGTAGTCTCTATGGTGAATTCAGGTCCTGATTCCAATGGCTCACAGTTTTTTATTACAACAGTGAAGACCGCTTG GTTAGATGGAGAACATGTTGTTTTTGGCAAGGTTGTCCAAGGCATGGATACTGTGTTTGCAATTGAAGGGGGTGCTGGAACCTACAATGGGAAACCCAGAAAGAAGGTAGTTATTGCAGACTCTGGAGAGATACCCAAGAGCCAGTGGGATATGGAAAGATGA
- the LOC114408401 gene encoding actin-depolymerizing factor 5-like yields MAMAFKMATTGMWVTDECKNSFMDMKWKKEHRYIVFKIDEGSRLVTVDKLGGPTEGYDDLTASLPTDDCRYAVFDFDFVTVDNCRKSKIFFIAWSPTASRIRAKILYATSKDGLRRALDGISYELQATDPTEMGFDVIRDIAK; encoded by the exons ATGGCGATGGCTTTCAAGATG GCGACGACTGGAATGTGGGTTACAGATGAGTGCAAGAACTCGTTCATGGATATGAAATGGAAGAAGGAGCACAGATACATTGTTTTCAAGATCGACGAAGGATCAAGGCTCGTCACCGTTGATAAACTCGGTGGCCCCACCGAGGGCTATGATGATCTCACCGCCTCCTTGCCCACCGATGATTGCCGATACGCGGTTTTTGACTTCGACTTTGTCACCGTTGATAACTGCCGCAAGAGCAAGATCTTCTTCATTGCATG GTCTCCAACAGCATCAAGGATTAGAGCAAAGATTCTATACGCAACTTCGAAGGATGGGCTGAGAAGAGCGCTGGATGGAATCAGCTATGAACTCCAGGCCACAGATCCAACTGAGATGGGATTCGATGTAATTAGAGACATAGCCAAATAG